The stretch of DNA GTGATAAACACGCGTACAAAATTCCCCCGTGCCTACCCTGAAACCTCTGCATCCATCTATTACCATATCTACGGAGATCCCAGGAATGATTCCATGAAATGGTGGGGCAAACCCACTGCAGTCAACATAGCAGAACCTGATGACCCCAAACTGCCCCGCCCGCAGCGGTATGGCGGATTCTTTTCGCATTCACACCGAATCAAGCAATTTGATGTCATCATAGGAGCTGCTGTAGAAAAAGAAAGGGGCTATATCCGCTTGCTTGATCAGCAGTTCATTCGTGCCAGCGGGAAATTTCGTCACCGCCCGATGCGGATTGAGCGACTCACTTACGGTCTGAATTTCTACTGTATGGATAGCCGAGAAACGGATTTCTTTTTCTGGAAAAACAGCGTACAGGGAGCTTATGTGCCCGCTGGAAGTAATGACTATGACGAGGACGGTACTCTTGTGTCAGCCACACGCCAGAATGTAACCCTTGATCCGTACGTCTCTTATATGGACCGCTCCGATGGCCGCCACCTGCTGCGGTTGCGCTATAACCGTCTTGCTGTACAATTTTCTGTCAACTACCCTGTAGCCCATATTCTTCAAAGCGAATATCAATATCAGAAAAGTTTTAAACGCATTGCCAGCATAACAGCCGGCATTAATGATCAGTTTTATATCATGCAGGACAGGGACCTTCAAAACCACAACCTGCATATCGGTGCAGTATATGGTCAGGTTGATCTGGAATTTAAAAAGCTTACCATATCCGCCGGGGGGCGTGCAGAAATATTCAAACTGGATGAAAGGGGCGACACGTCTGCTTTCACCTTTAAAATAGGACTGAATTACCAACCGGCCCGCTATACTTATCTGCGTCTTTCAGCCGGCACCGGCTATCGCTATCCTGCTATTGCCGAGTTTTTTGCGGTAGGATCACTGGGTGAAGTAAATGGCATAAAGGTTAGGGTAATAGGTAATCCCGACCTTGTACCCGAATATGGCGGATCCGGAGAGCTGGGAATAAAACAGGGCTTCCGGATAAAACAATGGCTCGGATATTTTGATTTCGCTTTCTTCTGGCAAGAATATAAAGAGATGATTGAATTTGTTTTCGGCATCCATAAGTTTCCGGATGGCACCCAGGGTCTGGGCTTCCGCTCAGAGAATATCAGCCGCGCAAGGGTTGCGGGCTTTGAAGCTTCTATCCTTGGAGAAGGCAAATTCGGGCAGGTGCCTTTCCGGATGTTGGGAGGTTATACGTATGTTTATCCGGTTGAGCTGATGCCTGAAGGTGGCGACTCCTCCCTGAACAATGTGGGCAACTACCTGCGCAACTTCTTCAGAGCCATGGGTAATGTGAACGAAGAAATCCTGGACGGGCTGCTGCGTTACCGCTATCGGCATACGTTTAAAGCCGACATGGAGGTTGACCTGCGCCATTTTATTCTCGGCTCCGAACTCCACTATTATAGCTTTATGGATAAGATTGACCCCTTTATTGAATTTATCGCCACCGGCCTTTCTGACTTCAGGCAAAGGGCCCAGGAGCGCACTATTACCGGAGACTTTTTATGGAACCTCCGTGCCGGCTACGATTTTCAGCGCTACGGCAAGCTGATGTTTATCGTAAACAATGTCTTAAACAGGGTATCGGCTATTCGTCCGGCAAAAATGGACCCCCCGGTAAACTTTGTCATTCAATATAGTATCAACATCAAAGGCCAGCAACAGCAGCCAGAGGCATCACTTCCCCGACCGGAATGAGCCAGCATGTACAATTAGCTTATTCATCGGCTGTTATTCTTCTGGTATGTGCTTTGAGGTTTGAATAAAAATTGTAAATTTTACGTCCCTTTTTTTTCACAATCACATTCACCGGTAATGAAAAAGATTTTTACCACAGGAGCGGTTTTAATGGCTGTGCTGTATCTATCAAAAACGGCAGAGGCTCAAACATATAATGACGGTCCCATGGAGTTGCAGATAAGAGTTACAGAAGTGCGTGTGGACTATCATCCGGATGATAATGTTTCCAACGACTTTAACCTTAGCGGCAGCATTGGCTCTGTAATCGGTAATTTCATTAATGTGCCCTCACTGGAAACAGATGAAATCCGCTGTAAAGTGTGGGCGCGGGATAATGTCACTCCCACATGGGCAACCATCGGAGGGCAATGCCTCAAAAGCAACCTCCCCATGAGTTCGGGTGGTCCCGAAACATTTATCGTGAACCCTCCTGCCCTTATTTTCAATACTTCTTATCCAGGGGCTTCTGTTCCTGCTTTTTTTGATTTGCGTGTAGAAGCCTGGGAAGACGATAAGCCGGCTGATTTTGACCAGTTGCCCTCGGGAGTACCGTTCGTTTTAAGCAATGACTGCCAGACAGCTGACGGATGGAGTGAATGCACCTATGACGGTGCGAGCACCAACTGTGTTACTCTCTTTGGAGCGGGAGTGCTCCCAATGGAAGATGACATCTATTGCAATGCCAATCCTTTTCAAACAAATATTGACTACCGGGCGGCAGGACCGCCCTGCCGCTGGAATAATCATGGATTTATTGCTGGCAACTGCCCCTCTAACAACTACTACCAAATACGTGTAGAATCCTACTACCGCTTTACTGCAGGAAGCGCATGTAGCAACCCTATAAACCTTGGCACTTTCACCCCGGGACAAACCATCTCTCACTTCAACAGCAATGAATGCTACTCCAATAACTACGCAGGAAGCCCGGGAAATGACGTCTTTTATAAGTTTTCTATCACCAATCCTGTTGGCGTTGACATATCTGTCTGCGGCACCGGAACAACCTACAACACGGTACTCTACCTGCTGGATAACAACTGCAACCCCTATGCCTCCAATGATGATGGCTGCGGTACCCAATCTATTATCTCCACCTCATTATGCCGCACAGGAGACTATTACATTGTAGTAGACGCGAAAAACGCCAGCGATATAGGGCAATTTACCCTGCAGATAAAAGAAAATGCCAGCTTTACTTTTGCGGCTTCTATCGTAAAAACCGACCCATCCTGCAACGGGGCTGCAGATGGTAGCGCTAAGGTAAACATCACCGGTGGATTGCCCCCTATCAGCATTCTGTGGAGCAACAACTACACCGATACCCTCAATACCGGTTTGCAGGCCGGCACTTATACAGTCACCGTCACCGACTCAGCTCAATGTAGCGTCACGGCCACTACTACCCTGATTGACCCGGCTCCTGTAGTTGTGAATGTCTCTACTACAGATCTCACCTGCAGCGGAGCCAATGACGGAACAGCCACCGCCAATGTCAGCGGAGGCACTTCCCCTTATTTCTATGCCTGGTCAAACGGGCAGGGAGGCCAAACAGCTATTAATCTTGGGGCCGGAACATACAACGTCACGGTGACAGATTTTAAAGGGTGCACTGCTACCCCTTCATCTCCCGCTGTAGTCAATGCCAACAATCCTATTGTGATTGATACAGCCAACTTTCAGCATGTGAGCTGCAACGGCTTTAATGACGGAACCATAACTGTCAGCGTCAGTGGCGGTGTACCACCCTATTCCTATCAATGGTCTAATGGCGCCAGTGGTCCTACCGTCAGCAACCTGCCTCCCGGCCCGATCAGCCTTACGGTATTTGACAATACCAGCGGTGGAGGACAATGTTTTGAAACGGCTTCCTTTATTATCACTGAACCAGCTCCACTGGTTTCGGTAATCAATGCCACTCGCAATGTAACATGCAACGGAAGCAGTGATGGCGCTGTTGATCTGGGAGTAACAGGAGGTACTCCCCCTTATACCTATGCATGGTCTGATAATTCCACCGGTGAAGACCGTATTAATGCCACTGCAGGACCCTTTTCGGTAACTGTTACCGATAACAATGGCTGCTCTACGGTTAACTCCGGAACACTTACCGAACCTGCTGCAATAACGTCTACCGTTCAAACCACAGATGCCGGATGCAAGGGAGATAATACCGGCTCCGCAGACTTGCAGGTCAGCGGAGGCGCTCCACCCTACACCTATCAATGGTCTAATCTCGCCAACACTGAAGATCTGACTAACGTTGCCGGAGGCACCTATCTGGTGGTAGTAACAGATGCTAATGGCTGTACCCATGTAAGCACAGTAGTAATCAATGAATACCCCGAGCTGGCTGTACAAGCTATCGTGTCTCCTTCCTGCAATGACCGTGTAAACGGTAAAATCATTCTCAACCCCAACGGCACACCACCTTATGTATTCGCCTGGTCTGATGGTGCTACCACACAAGAGCGCACCGATATAGCGGCAGGCAATTATGACGTAACCATCACGGATGCCAATGGCTGCACGGAAACCCTGAGTCTCTCTGTGGGTGTCAATACCGACTGCGGTACCGGAACTTTTGATGTGGTGATCCCCAATGCCTTCTCTCCAAACGGAGATGGCGTTAATGATAATTTTGAAATTATCCGCTCAGATGATGTCTTATCTGTACATGTGAAAATCTACGACCGCTGGGGTTCTAAAATATATGAAAACCCCAACCAACTTTCTGGTCCGGGATACGGATGGGACGGTACTATTCAAGGCAAAAAGGCTCTGCCCGGAGTGTACGTGTATGTAATGGACGTAGTGTATGAAGATCCGACATCCAATCCTGACCGGCCCACTCAGTTTACCGGCACTGTAGCTGTTGTACGTTAAGATGCCTGTAATCAGTTAAAGCACAGGCTTTATACAACTGCTCCTGGACAAAGAAAAAGCGGCCTAGTCTTGAAAAAGAAAACTTTGGTAATCGGGGCATCGCCTCATCCCAGTCGTTACGCATACCTTGCCGTAAGTCGCCTGGCAGCCTCCGGTCACGCAGTGATTGCCTTGGGTAACAAGCCTGGCTTCATTGGTAATATCCCGATAGAAACAGAAAGAAAACCTTTTACTGATGTGCACACCGTAACACTATATATCCATCCATCTATTCAGAAAACTTACTATAACTACATTCTAGAAGTTATTCGTCCCAAGCGCATCATCTTCAATCCGGGAACAGAAAATCAGGAATTAAAAGAAATGGCTTCCAAACGAAACATAGAAGTGCTGGAAGCATGTACGCTTGTTCTCCTTTCTACTGCGCAATACTAAAAGTTGCCAGCATATTTCTTTATTTTTAACCGTCAAAAAAAAAAGAAAATATGCAGTACAATGAACCTATGCTCCGGGAGAATGCACTAAAAGGGAAAACCATCCTTGTCACCGGAGGTGGATCAGGCCTGGGCAAGTCTATGGGAAAATATTTCCTTCAGCTGGGAGCAAACCTCATCATCACCAGTCGTAAAATGGAAAAGCTGCAACAGGCGGCCGATGAACTGCAGAAAGAAACCGGAGGTAAGGTACTTGCACTACAGTCAGATGTAAGGAAATACG from Chitinophagales bacterium encodes:
- a CDS encoding CoA-binding protein, yielding MKKKTLVIGASPHPSRYAYLAVSRLAASGHAVIALGNKPGFIGNIPIETERKPFTDVHTVTLYIHPSIQKTYYNYILEVIRPKRIIFNPGTENQELKEMASKRNIEVLEACTLVLLSTAQY